The Bacillaceae bacterium IKA-2 DNA window TTTGTAAATAGAAGATAAATAATTGGTGCAGCAAAAATAAATAAAATGAATAAAGGAGCGCTTAAATAAATTAATTTGTTTAAACGTTTTTTTGTTTCGTTCTCATAATGGTGATCGTATTTCCAAACAACACTCATTATGAAAATGCTAATGCTAATATAAGGTAAGACAGAAAGCAGTAATATCCAAGTATTCATTTTTTTACCTCCTTACTAAGTTTATAACATTATAAACTTAATAATAGGTAGAACGTTGTGAGAATAATCACACCTTGGAAGTAAAAGTCATGAGACTGACATAAAATAAATAAGTTTTCGTGAAATTTTCAAAAAGTTATTTTCAAAACAAAATAAAATCGTTAGAGTAGACATTATAATCGTTTTAATCATCAGATGACCTTATGAGCTGATGAATTAATAATATTTTAAATAAAGAGGAGAATTGATGTATGAAACAAAAAAATCGATGGCTAATCGCATTATCAGCAGTAGCAATCCATTTATCTATTGGTTCAGCTTATGCATATAGTGTATTCGTTAATCCATTAACTGAAAAACTAGGTTGGGAAAGAGCAGAGGTTTCTTTTGCTTTTACGATCGCAATTTTTTGCTTAGGAATGTCAGCAGCTTTTTTCGGACCATTTGTTGAAAAATATGGTCCTAGGAAGTCCGCGTTTTTAGCAGCTAGCTTTTTTGCTACTGGAATTATCGGAGCTGGTTTTGCTGTATCTTTGGAATCATTGCCGCTGTTTTATTTAACATATGGGTTATTAAGCGGTATGGGTCTTGGTTTAGGATATATTTCTCCAGTATCTACATTAGTAAAATGGTTTCCAGACCGTCGGGGTCTAGCAACAGGTATGGCCGTATTTGGCTTTGGTGCTGGTGCTTTAATTGCCAGTCCAATTGCGGCAAGACTTATTACTGAGATAGGAATTCCTAGTACTTTCTTTACTTTAGGAGTTACGTACTTGGTGTTAATGTCGTTGGGTGCTTCTTATATTGCCAAACCACCTCAAGGCTGGTTACCAAAAGGAATGACTGAGGCATCAGGAGCAAAAAAGAAAATAACAGAAGATTTAGCTCAATTAACAGGTAAAGAAGCAATCAAAACAAAACGTTTCTGGTTACTATGGGTAATGATGTTCATTAATATCTCTACAGGGTTAATGATCATTTCTGTTGCATCTCCAATGGCCCAAGAAAAAGTTGGACTGACAGCCATCGCAGCAGCAAGTATGGTAGGAATTATGGGTCTATTTAATGGTGCAGGTCGAATTGGTTGGGCGACACTCTCTGACGTCATAGGAAGAACGAGAATTTATATGATCTTTTTCTCGATTCAATTAGTTGCATTTTTAATATTACCAAATGTTACAAACGTACTTTTATTTCAAATATTAATATTCATCGTGTTAACGATATATGGTGGAGCATTCGCCGTACTTCCTGCTTTTATTGGTGATATATTTGGAACAAAGCAACTTGGAGCGATTCATGGTTTATTATTAACATCATGGTCAATGGCGGGAGTTGTAGGACCCCTCTTAGTTGCGTATATTCGCGAAACTACAAATAGCTATGATGCAACGTTTTACGTTTTTGCGGTATTTTTAATTGTTGCCCTCTTTACTTCAATTTTAATTGCACGTGATATAAAAATGATAAGAGTTGGTCAAAAAGAAGCATTTAAAAAAGTAAGCTAAGAATAAGCGCCAGGTATCCGAAGTGGAAACCTGGCGCTTTAAATTTATGAGAGTTTTGATATTTTTACAGCACAAGCTTTATATTCAGCTGTTCCTGAAATAGGATCAAATTCATCAATCGTTAATGCATTCGTTGGCACGTCAGCCCAGTGAAAACTCATAAAAACATCACCTTTTTGCATTTTGTTGCAAATCTTAGCTTTAACTTTAACTTTTCCACGTCTAGAGGCAACCTCTACATATTCACCATCTTCAATATTAAGATTTGCGGCGTCATCTGCGTGCATATCTGCTGTTTCCTCTGTTTGTTTAAGCTTAATATTAGGAGGATAATAAACGGTTTGTGAATTAGTATTGTATTGTTCATAACGTCTACCTGTCGTTAATGTGAGCGGATATTCCTCGTCAGTTGGCTCAGCCGGAAGAGAGAAATCAACAGGAACGAATTTCGACTTTGCGGTTAACTCTCGGCCTTCGTGGAATCTTTCGTGTAACAAGAAAGTCCCTGGGTGATCGACAGTTGGGCAAGGATAATGTATTGCACCTTCGTTGTCAAATCGCTGATACGTCATGCCGCCAAACAGATTTGGGACTAAAGTTCGTACTTCATTCCAAATCTCTTCACTTGAGTTGTAATTCATTTGATAACCCATTAATGTTGCTAACTCAGAAAGGATTTGCCAATCATCCTTTGTATTAGGATGAGCTTTTACGCCTTGTCTAGTTCTTTGAACGCGACGGTCAGCATTCGTGTAAGTTCCGTCAACTTCCGCCCAAGACCTAGCCGGTAAAACCACATCAGCAATTTCGGCTGTTTCATGTAAAAATAAATCTTGAACAATTAATAAGTCAACATTTTCTATAGCAGACTTTGTGTGATGCATGTTTACGTCAGCAAGAACTGGATTCTCACCGATAATATAGAGGGCTTTCATTTTTCCTTCTGACATTTTTTCGATCATTCTAGTTTGGGTATGGCCAATTTCAGCTGGGATTTTCACTCCCCAAGCATCTTCAAAAATCTTCCTATCAGCTTCATTAATAACTTTTAAGGCACCTGCTAATTGGTTAGGTAAGCAGCCCATGTCGCCAGCACCTTGAACGTTATTTTGACCGCGAAGTGGCATAATGCCTGTTCCTTCTTTACCAATATTACCAGTTAGCAAGGCAATGTTGGCAATGTCAAAAACATTATTGACACCGAAATGGTGTTCGGTAATCCCTAATGTATAAGCGATCATACCACGATCGGCACTACCATAGGCTCTAGCTACTTCGCGAATGTCATCAGCAGAAACGCCAGTAATAGTAGCTGCATATTCAGGAGTATAAGTTCGAACCTTTTCTTTTAACTCTTCAATTCCTTCCGTAACATTCTCAATATATTGTTTATCATAAAGTTCTTCATTAATAATGACGTGGATCATGGAGTTGAGGAGGGCGATATCACTACCAATTTTGAGTTGTAAGTGTTTTTCTGCAGATTTTGTCATATCAATTTTTCTTGGGTCAATGACAAAAAGGCGAACGCCATTTTTAACTGCTTTTTTAATACGATTAGCAATAATTGGGTGAGCAACTGACGTATTGGAGCCAATTAATAGCAATACCTCAGCTTTGTCAAAATCTTCGTAACGGTTTGTAGGTGCACCACTTCCACCAAATATAGTTGCCAGACCGGCAACGCTAGGAGCGTGTCAAGTTCGGTTACAACCGTCGATGTTATTCGTTCCTAATACTGCCCGAGCGAACTTTTGTGTAACATAGTTTGTTTCATTTGTTGCCCTTGCACAAGCGAAGATTGACATACTTTCTGGACCAAATTCTTGTTTTATTTTTGTGAGTTTCTCAGCAATGAAAGTAAATGCTTCTTTCCATGATACGGGCTCGAGCTTACCATGCTTTCTTAACAACGGAGAAGATAATCTTTCTTGGGCATGAACATAATTATAAGCGAAAGATCCTTTTATACAGGTTTGACCCATATTTACAGAAGATTCTTTGTCTCCTCTGACTTTGACAATTTTATTATCTGTTACTTCGACAATTAAGCCACAACCAACGCCACAGAAACTACAGATCATTTTTACTTCTTGAGTATTTTCCATCTTTAAAACTCCTCTCAAGCTGGTATTAGATTATAAAAAACTGCGTAAATAATTGATTACCATAAATTGTATAGTTTTAATGGAAAGATAGCTTGATATAGTATAAGATTATTGTATCAGAATTTAAAGAAAAATACAGATAAAATCATAGTAGATTGGCTGGAATGGGGTTTTTTGGTGGTAAATATCGGTTTAGTTTTAGAAGGCGGAGGAATGCGCGGAGTATATACTGGGGGGGTTCTAGAGTATTTTTCTGAACAAGAACTTATTTTCCCTTATATAATTGGTGTTTCAGCGGGAGCTTGTAATGGAGCATCATACATTTCAAAGCAAAGAGGCAGAAATAAACAGGTTACCATTGACCTTATTGATCATCCAAAGTATCTTTCATATAGAAATTTCCTACGTCATAAACAGCTTTTGGGAATGGATTTTATTTTTGATGAAATCCCAAATCAGATTGTACCGTTTGATTATCAAACCTTTGCCGAAGCAAAGCAGAAATTTTTTATAGGAACGACGGATTGTCATACTGGAAAGCCACATTATTTCGAAAAAAATAATCTTCCGAGTAGCGATTTTGCTACTGTATTAAAAGCTTCAAGTTCCTTACCTTTGATCGCACCAATTGTAAAATATAATGGTATGGAATTGTTGGATGGCGGAATTAGTGATCCTGTGCCAATAAAAAAATCTGTCCAAGATGGAAACACCAAAAATGTTGTTATTTTAACTAGAAATTCAGGTTATCAGAAAAAGAAACAAGCATTTCCTTGGTTAGTAAACAGACCATATAAAAACTATCCAGAGCTTGTTGAAAAAATGAAGGAAAGACATAATCACTATAATTCTGCACTTAACTATATAGAGGAACAAGAAACGAGCGGTAATGCTTTTGTTTTTAGACCGTCAAAAACAGTAAAAGTTAGCAGACTTGAGCGAGATAAATCGAAATTAACTGAGTTATATAACCTAGGGTTTAATGATGCAAAAGAACTTCATGAAAAGTTGGTGTCGTGGTTACAGCGATAACAGTATGATAGAATTAGTGTAATTATAAAGAGGATAATCAGAATCCACAAAAAAGTTGAGACAGTTATGAATTACTGCTTTTTTGAAGTGCCTCAGACCAGTATAGTTATTTACGGAGGAAGTTATGTGGGGTGTTGTCGATGAATACACGTAAAGGTTATAAAATGCTAATAATGGCACTTTTTGTTGCTTTTATTAGTTTGATTTCAAGGTCAATTATTTATTTAATTCTATCTGTGGCAATTGCGGCCATCATCATCTTTCTATTAAGTAGTGATAAAAAAGCTAGAAAAGCGCAACCTGGAAAACAAACAGCGGTTATGGCTAAGGAAGCAAATAAAAAATTAATCACTTTGCTATGGGTTACAACGATATTCGGTGGTCTCAGTTTAGGCTATGGTGCACTTTTTTTTACAAGCGAGACAGTATTCCATCAAATAATTCCGCTACCAGACCAACACTATAGTGCGATGATTTTCATCAGTGTTGGTTTTAGTGGAGTATTAGCTAGCATATATTTTCTGCTCAGGGAAGGTTTGACAGTTACGAAAAAAGCAAAACAAGTGAGCGCTACTTCACCTGTTTTCTGTGGTCATTGTGGTCAACAAAACAACGGCAGCCATGCTTTTTGTTCTAGTTGTGGGCAAAAATTATAAATTTATTAACTGAGTGAATTTTCAAATGAAAGGAAGATTTTTAATGCTCCTGACGGTATCAGAAAAAAAGTTCATAATAAAATTACTTGCTAAGAAAAAAATAAGTTTTTTTAGCTCGAGAATGGAAAAGGAAACTGCAGCAGAATTACTAGAAAAATTCGAACAGAATATTCGTAATGGAAAAGTAAATGATATGAAACAGTCGAGGTTATAGGAACCAAGACTCAATGAGGATGTCAACTCTTTTGTCATTAATACTGAAGCTTCATCTTGATGAAGCTTTTTTTTGTGTTTTTTTTTAAGGTTAATGAATCATAATGCTGGTTCAACACCACATCGAGCTAGTTGGTATTATGAACTGCGCACTCGTATCTAAAAAACTGTATAAAAGTCCGAAATATCAGATCATAGGATGAGAGTTTTTAGATGTAATAACATAATTATTGATTTTCAGTAAAATAGTATAACGTATTTAGATCATTGTGCTATACTACTGAAGAATAGCTAACGAAAAGGGGAGAATTAATTTGTCAAGATTTAAATATATTCGCTCGTTCGATGAAATAGGTAAAAATGATATTCCTTTAGTAGGTGGAAAAGGCGCGAACTTAGGAGAATTAACTCAAAATGGTGTTCAAGTACCACCGGGTTTTTGTGTGACGGCGTCTGCATATAGTTATTTTATTCAAGTACGAGATTTAGATAAAAAAATAAGTAGTATTATCGATAATATTGATTATGAAAATACTGCCGAGTTACAAATTAGAGCACAGCAAATTCGTAGTTTAATCGAGAGAACAGACATGGTTGAGCTTGTTGAAAAGGAAATTAGGGAAGCGTATGCCGAGTTTGGTAGTTTAATTAACCTTACTGATCCAAGTGTGGCGGTACGTAGCTCTGCTACAGCTGAAGATTTACCTGAGGCATCGTTTGCGGGGCAACAAGATACATATCTGGAAATTAGCGGTGTAAATGAAGTAATCAAGCATGTGAAAATGTGCTGGGCATCACTTTGGACAGCACGCGCGATTTATTACCGTGAAAATCAAGGTTTTAGTCATTTTGATGTTTCATTAAGTACAGTTATCCAAAAAATGGTTGATAGTGAAAAATCAGGAGTGTTATTTACAGTAAATCCCGTAACGAATAATCGTAATGAGATGATGATTAATGCCTCTTGGGGATTAGGAGAAGCGGTTGTGTCTGGCTTAGTAACACCAGATGAATATTTAGTTGAGAAAAGTACATTAAAGGTCACTCAAAAACAAATTGCCAAGAAAAATGTATTAGTAGTAAAAAATAAAGAAGCTGTTGGTACGATTGAAGTTGCCGTTAAAGATTATTTGGGTTATGAACAAGTGAGTGCCCAATGTTTACTAGACGAAGAAATTAACTATTTATGTAAAAGTAGTTTGAAAATAGAAGAAATTTATCAAGTGCCTCAAGATATTGAGTGGGCATTAGACCGCGATACAAAAGAACTTTATATTTTACAAGCTCGTCCAGTTACAACGCTAAAGGAGGAAAATGGAGAAGTGGTAGAAGTGAAGGTAAAACGACGTCCAATCGTTCGTGGTCTTGCGGCATCACCTGGTATGGTTAGTGGGATTGTTAAAAAAATAAAAGATATTAGTGAAATTGCCCGTGTCGAAATAGGTGATATTCTCGTCACTGAGATGACGAATCCAGATATGATTCCGGCTCTTAAAAGGGCAGCGGCGGTTGTTACTGATGAAGGCGGACGCACATGCCATGCTGCCATCGTTTCACGTGAGTTAGGGATTCCTTGTATTGTTGGCTCTGGCACGGCAACACAAGTTCTACATGACGGGATGGAAATTACGGTTGATGCAACACGTGGTGTTGTCTATAGCGGCAATTTAATGCCTAAAGTAAAGCCTGAAGCAGTGGCTGAAACTAGCGGTCAAGCATCAATTAACGAAGCCTTACTTGCTCAACTTGCTCCGATTACAGGAACAAAAGTCTATATGAATTTAGGGGAATCGGAATTAATTCATAAGTACAAAAATCTTCCGTTTGATGGCATCGGTTTAATGAGAACAGAGTTTATTTTTACAACGCTTGGAATTCACCCTATGTACTTATTAAAAACAGGTCAAGGTGAAAAACTAGTAGATGCAATGTCAGAATCAATTACAACCGCTGCCGAAGTGATTTTTCCAAGACCGTTAGTAGTGAGGTTAAGTGATTTCCGTTCAAATGAATTCCGTGGTCTAGAAGGCGGCGAAGAAGTTGAGCCAGTGGAAGCGAACCCGATGATTGGTTGGCGGGGCGTTTCAAGATACATCTCTCCGGAATATGAAGCAGGCTTCCGTTTAGAATGCCAAGCGATCAAACGAGTGAGAGAAGAGTTTGGATTAACTAATGTTTGGGTTATGTTGCCATTCGTTCGGACTCCATGGGAAGTTGTCAAAGTAAAACAAATTATGGCTGAAGAAGGCCTAGTCCAAAATAATGAATTTAAAATTTGGATTATGGCGGAGGTTCCATCGGTTATTTTTGCAGCTGAGGAATTCGCTGAGTTAGTGGATGGCTTCAGTATTGGCAGCAATGATTTAACCCAGTTAATTATGGGGGCCGATCGTGACTCTGGCATCTTAAATAGTATGGGATATTTTGATGAAAGAAGTTCCTCTGTAAAGAGTGCAATTAAAATGTTAATTGAGGCAGCTCATAAGCACGGAAAAACGGTTTCAATTTGCGGTCAAGGTCCGTCACTTTATCCTGAATTGACAGAGTTCTTAGTAAATGCAGGAATTGACAGTATTAGTGTTAATCCAGATACAGTTACTTACACTAGACGATTAATTGCCTCAGTAGAGCAAAGATTTATTTTAAATAAATTACGTAATTTATAAGCAGATCCACTATAAGTAGAAGTGAGAAGAAGTAGCGCCTATATGTGCTACTTCTTTTTTTTGCAAGAAAAGATACTCCTATTGCGGCGTTTCCAACACCAACTAACATCAGCCAATGGTAGAGGGGAGATCGTTCCCTTTCCGCATCAGCCAAGGTAACGATAGAGGGATGATCGTGCCGTTTGTTCTATTATAGACATTCTATAGAAACTTCTTCGAGTACTACTTTCAATAATTTTACATTAGGAATGATACATCTACATTTAATTTAGAGACATCCTAGAGATAAGTATTATTTCGTAAGGGGGTTTCTTGAATGCGCCGATTAGCAACGGTGTTTAGTATTGCGTTAATAGGAGTTATCGCAATTTGGTACGCCAATACTCATGAAAGTGAAGAATATTATGGGCAAACACAAATGTCAATCGTTAGGCAGCAAGCTCTAGACGGAGTACTAGCAGAAGATTTATCATTAACAACATCATTGTTTATTGATCAGCTAGAAAATCAACTATTACGTTGGAGTGAACATGATTTTACTAATCAAGAACTTTATGAAAAATTTCAAGAAGAATTAATTGATCACAATCATTTTGAGGCATTTGCTCTTGTTAACGACGGTAAAATAGAATTTAGTGCTGGAGAAATTCATCAAAAAGATTTTCAGAAGCTTGTCCATGAGTTTAACGATATCAAAAGCTCTGACCCATATGTAAAAGAGGGAACAGAGTATATGTTAGTAAGTTGTTCAACAAACAATCAAAAAGAAGTAGTTGGGGAAGTTGATTTATCTTTTGTTAAACAGTTTGTTCGTGAT harbors:
- a CDS encoding patatin family protein; this encodes MVVNIGLVLEGGGMRGVYTGGVLEYFSEQELIFPYIIGVSAGACNGASYISKQRGRNKQVTIDLIDHPKYLSYRNFLRHKQLLGMDFIFDEIPNQIVPFDYQTFAEAKQKFFIGTTDCHTGKPHYFEKNNLPSSDFATVLKASSSLPLIAPIVKYNGMELLDGGISDPVPIKKSVQDGNTKNVVILTRNSGYQKKKQAFPWLVNRPYKNYPELVEKMKERHNHYNSALNYIEEQETSGNAFVFRPSKTVKVSRLERDKSKLTELYNLGFNDAKELHEKLVSWLQR
- the fdhF gene encoding formate dehydrogenase subunit alpha, whose amino-acid sequence is MENTQEVKMICSFCGVGCGLIVEVTDNKIVKVRGDKESSVNMGQTCIKGSFAYNYVHAQERLSSPLLRKHGKLEPVSWKEAFTFIAEKLTKIKQEFGPESMSIFACARATNETNYVTQKFARAVLGTNNIDGCNRTUHAPSVAGLATIFGGSGAPTNRYEDFDKAEVLLLIGSNTSVAHPIIANRIKKAVKNGVRLFVIDPRKIDMTKSAEKHLQLKIGSDIALLNSMIHVIINEELYDKQYIENVTEGIEELKEKVRTYTPEYAATITGVSADDIREVARAYGSADRGMIAYTLGITEHHFGVNNVFDIANIALLTGNIGKEGTGIMPLRGQNNVQGAGDMGCLPNQLAGALKVINEADRKIFEDAWGVKIPAEIGHTQTRMIEKMSEGKMKALYIIGENPVLADVNMHHTKSAIENVDLLIVQDLFLHETAEIADVVLPARSWAEVDGTYTNADRRVQRTRQGVKAHPNTKDDWQILSELATLMGYQMNYNSSEEIWNEVRTLVPNLFGGMTYQRFDNEGAIHYPCPTVDHPGTFLLHERFHEGRELTAKSKFVPVDFSLPAEPTDEEYPLTLTTGRRYEQYNTNSQTVYYPPNIKLKQTEETADMHADDAANLNIEDGEYVEVASRRGKVKVKAKICNKMQKGDVFMSFHWADVPTNALTIDEFDPISGTAEYKACAVKISKLS
- a CDS encoding OFA family MFS transporter codes for the protein MKQKNRWLIALSAVAIHLSIGSAYAYSVFVNPLTEKLGWERAEVSFAFTIAIFCLGMSAAFFGPFVEKYGPRKSAFLAASFFATGIIGAGFAVSLESLPLFYLTYGLLSGMGLGLGYISPVSTLVKWFPDRRGLATGMAVFGFGAGALIASPIAARLITEIGIPSTFFTLGVTYLVLMSLGASYIAKPPQGWLPKGMTEASGAKKKITEDLAQLTGKEAIKTKRFWLLWVMMFINISTGLMIISVASPMAQEKVGLTAIAAASMVGIMGLFNGAGRIGWATLSDVIGRTRIYMIFFSIQLVAFLILPNVTNVLLFQILIFIVLTIYGGAFAVLPAFIGDIFGTKQLGAIHGLLLTSWSMAGVVGPLLVAYIRETTNSYDATFYVFAVFLIVALFTSILIARDIKMIRVGQKEAFKKVS
- the ppsA gene encoding phosphoenolpyruvate synthase, giving the protein MSRFKYIRSFDEIGKNDIPLVGGKGANLGELTQNGVQVPPGFCVTASAYSYFIQVRDLDKKISSIIDNIDYENTAELQIRAQQIRSLIERTDMVELVEKEIREAYAEFGSLINLTDPSVAVRSSATAEDLPEASFAGQQDTYLEISGVNEVIKHVKMCWASLWTARAIYYRENQGFSHFDVSLSTVIQKMVDSEKSGVLFTVNPVTNNRNEMMINASWGLGEAVVSGLVTPDEYLVEKSTLKVTQKQIAKKNVLVVKNKEAVGTIEVAVKDYLGYEQVSAQCLLDEEINYLCKSSLKIEEIYQVPQDIEWALDRDTKELYILQARPVTTLKEENGEVVEVKVKRRPIVRGLAASPGMVSGIVKKIKDISEIARVEIGDILVTEMTNPDMIPALKRAAAVVTDEGGRTCHAAIVSRELGIPCIVGSGTATQVLHDGMEITVDATRGVVYSGNLMPKVKPEAVAETSGQASINEALLAQLAPITGTKVYMNLGESELIHKYKNLPFDGIGLMRTEFIFTTLGIHPMYLLKTGQGEKLVDAMSESITTAAEVIFPRPLVVRLSDFRSNEFRGLEGGEEVEPVEANPMIGWRGVSRYISPEYEAGFRLECQAIKRVREEFGLTNVWVMLPFVRTPWEVVKVKQIMAEEGLVQNNEFKIWIMAEVPSVIFAAEEFAELVDGFSIGSNDLTQLIMGADRDSGILNSMGYFDERSSSVKSAIKMLIEAAHKHGKTVSICGQGPSLYPELTEFLVNAGIDSISVNPDTVTYTRRLIASVEQRFILNKLRNL